ccccccaaaaaataataaataaaaaaaaaacacatttaaaacaatGGTCGATTTTGATCAAATCATGAATTACCTGCTTGTATTCACTGACACAACTTTGGCAGCAAAATCTCTTCTGCTGACCTTCAATGACCAGGACATTGTTTCCAGCACCTTTGCTGGGCAGGTACTCCCCACACTGCTCACAGCAATTCATTATCAGACCATTGGCCATTCTGTATCTATTAAAGCAGTGGTCACTGCACAGCTTATgagtcatatttttaaagctaacTTCATGGCGAATCTAAAAGAAAAACgagcagaattaaaaaaaacaattaatataTGACATGTAGCTAAGTAACAAGGTGCtccaacagaaagaaaatgccTCAATTTTTCTGTGTAAGGCTTGTTTAGGGAAAAGACAAGACAAAGTGCATTTCATTATTCCTTAGACTTTTTTTATACACACAAGGAATACATTCAATGTGTGAGGCGGGGAGGACCACCAGGGTCATCGTACAAACTTCTCTAGAGATCTCTAGAAGTGATAGGAAACAACCCAGTTTGGGTAGTGTTAGTACAAAACTTCCAAAACAGATTGGAAATCCTCAGATGCTCAGATGAAtccaaaaggaaatataaatacagTACACTGCTGTAGAACAGGGAGGGAACTAATATTGTACTTCAAATGAGGTACGTATAcgcagatttctttttatttcatcaaatgcAAAAaccataatatatttttaatgaagtccTCAAAATATTCCCTCCATGTGTTCCACTTCTGAAGCAAGACTGTGGTCTCCGTGTGTGGTCGGTCTATTTAAACACTATGGTTTTGTCTTTGTGTGTTCCCAacctcggggcgggggggggggggggggggatcaatTGATgttatctttcaattttttcatAAATCATTCTCCCTATGGGAGAATAGGATTACATAATGGGCTATTTATAAGATAGATTTTATATATCCTCACTTTTAAGGGAATACACACTGATGAAAGATTATGTCAAAAcagttaaagtaaaaaatattccCATTAGTTAGAACTAAGTGATAAAGCACAAAAATACAAACCTCTGTTAGTTTACCACAAATTGTACATCTGGACTTATTTAGCGCTCCTTTAGTAGGATTCTGCTTGTCTTCATAGAGAGACAGACAAGATGTACTACAGAATTCCTGGAAGGATTCGCTCGAATCCACTTGAGCAACAATGGTTCCTTTCATTGTAGTTATATCTCTGAAAAACACGAGGAACAGCTAAGTCAAACTCTGCCTGGAAAGAAGTGACTGTTGGTCACAATGGCAGGtgaagaaattaatgaagacTATCCAGTAGAAATTCatgaatatttatcaaaatttgagAATTCCACTGGTGTTGTAGATGAGATGCTGAAGACCATGATGATGTCTGTTTCTAGAAATGAGCTGTTGCAGAAGCTGGACCCACTTGAACAAGCAAAAGTAGATTCAGTTTCCGCTTACACATTCAACTCAATGTTTTGGGTTTATCTGGCAAGTCAGGGAGTCGACCGTAAGGAACATCCAGTCAAGCAGGAACTGGAGGGAATCGGAGTATACGTGAATAGAGCCCAAGAaataacagacaagaaaaaggcTGGCAAGCTGGACAGGGGTGTGCCTTCAAGATTTGTAAAAACTGCCCTGTGGGAACCAAAACCTAAAAGTGCATCCAAAGTTGCcaataaaggaaaaagtaaaaatttagaggaaaaaaaaatttaaataaaaaaaaaaaaaccactctacCTAATAACTTAAATACAAGAGTaataacagtttttatttcaaaccatttactaaatttatttaaactatttatttatttttggctgtgttgggtcttagttgcagcatgtgggatctttcatggcagcatgtgggcttttctctagttgtggcacaagcGCTCAacagttgcagtgcgtgggcgtagctgccccgaggcatgtgggatcttagtttcccaactagggatcaagcccccatgttccctgcattagaaggcaggttcttaacccctggaccaccagggaagtctctgaaacCATGTTAAGGCTCATTAAATCGCTTTTACTATTTAAAGATGCttggctggacttccctggtggtccagcggttcaGACTCCTCaatcccaatgcagagggcccaggtttcatccctggttggggaacaaagatcccacgcaccccaactactgagaccgtgtgttctagagcccacgcccgcaactagagaagcccaggAGTCGCAGCGAAGatccagcacagcctaaataaataaataaatgaagtttaaaaaaaaaaaatacctcttcGCAATAAAATATGAACACAAAAAATTGAGAAGCAATGCTATGAAACCTTAGCCACTACTCAATTTATCTTCAAGTTCCTTAATGAGGCTTTCAGATActggaaacatttgaaaaaaaaaaaaagctgttgttATTTACGTGGAGTTTAATGTCAAGGCCTAATTGACCAAGATATAAAGGTACAATACCTACTCAACTTCCCTCCCATGGGTAAGTGGAAGGCATGAGGTATCTAGGTCACAGGAATATGGCATTCTTCTAGAGAGGATTTAAGTGACCTTAAATACATCCCATAACCCCAAATCACCCCTTCTACCGTTTCTGTACAGCTTTCAACTACAAGGAAAATTGTTAGGAAATGACAATTTTGATGACCTTTGAAgttttccttcaattctgaatttCCAGGTCTTACGTTGCTGTGTGTAAGCCTACTACTGTATGCAATCGAAAAACTATATAATAATTGTTACAATATTTGAATTTACTAAACCTATACAGAGCATTCACCCTTTGCAAAGCTCtcagatttaaaaataacttcacaaACTTGGGCTGCTCCAAGAGATGGCACAGAAAATCCATCTGTTCGACCTTGCACATAGCATACTATATTCAACTCCTTTTTAACTAGTGAGGACAGACCTAAAAAATGGCAGGAGAGAGGATCCTGTCACTCCAAGGCTGTCGAAAAACTGGTACCTGAGTCTTGAAAAAGTTAGTATTAAAGTGACTTCATGTTCaagacaaacataaataaatgtatataatatccAAAGATCTGCCAATTTTAAATAATCTTAACATGAAGGTGGTCTAAATTTTGAcctattttaatataaaactagTCACCCATAAATTACTTAACAATTTTATCTGGCTAGAACTAAATTCTTAGAATAATGTAAAAAAGcatgtatgtatttttacaaACTCAAGAAGTCCAATGGAGATTACAGACAAAATTAATTATAAGGGCCTTGTATCTAAATCAACCCCAAAGCCTGTCCAAGTAAGAAGGCTCTTCACCCTAAGCCACTGCAGCTTGACAGAGGACCCTCCAAAGTCAGTACAAATTTGAGTTTGGCTTTAATGAAACAAGCTTACAAGTTTTCAAAACATAGTGATTCATCTCTAAAACAATCGTTCTCAAATTTAAACCACCAATATTCAACCATGTGGAAATATGCTGAAAGGTAAATCTTACTTTTTACACATAACACAAAGTTTCTTTGGAGCAGGCTtgtgagagaaggaagagaggcaggtgGTAGAACAGAAGAGGTGAGCGGATCCTTTTCGCTGATATGCCGTCTGGCCCTTCTGCAGAGGCTTCTTGCAGTTTGCGCAGGTGACTTTAACTGGCTTAGTGGGTTGCTGCTGGGCGGAAGGCTGGAAAATCTGTTTAGGAAGTGAGGCCACTGGCGACAAAGAATCCACCCCTGGCTGTTTCTGATTTCGGGGAAAGGATGCTGACTGGGAGATccaagaatctaaaaacaaaaaaacaaaaaaagaacaacaacaaacacacacacacattgaaatTTATATCAGAGAAACAGTTTTAACTTCCCATTCAGACATCAACAAGGCGCAGTACAGCAGAGTGGTCAAGGGCACAAACTCTGGAGTCAAAATGGATGGCTAGACTGGATGTTATTCACCCCGTGCCTAACTCTTCTCTAAACTGGAAATGGTaactttaaatgagataatacacggTTTATAAACCACAGTGACAGGCATATAGGAAGCACTAAAAAATATTAGCCATTAGTTACTAAACAAGAAGAATTTACAGATTACTTTAAGCAAGGAACACATATAGCAACATAAAACTACAATAAAATCTTGAACAACCAGAACCTTTGATAAATACAATATAGGTCAGatgacttccctggaagtccagctgttaagactccatgcttccaaagcagggggcaaGGGTCTGATTcatggtcagagaactaagattccacatgctgcgtggtgcagccaaaaaacttaaaaacaaacaaaaaaactttgtaGGAACAGCTTTTCCATATACATGTTTCATTCCATGGCCTCTAACTACCTCACATAATATCAAAGAAATTAGAGTGTTACACAGAAGCAGTGATATTAAGCCAACATCTAGTGACCAACGCAACATTCAGTTACTCTATCGCTGCCAGGAGCACAGCCTGAAAGGCACAGCATTATGACCAGAGGAACCTAACACTAGGGTGCTgagttctctctctcctctctgtggtAGTAAACTTCTTTAGGACTTAGCAGGAAGTCTCCAGCTCCCCACAGTAGTTACTGGTTCAAAGACTCACACTACAACACCAACACCATAAGGC
This genomic window from Hippopotamus amphibius kiboko isolate mHipAmp2 chromosome 14, mHipAmp2.hap2, whole genome shotgun sequence contains:
- the LOC130835494 gene encoding nuclear nucleic acid-binding protein C1D-like — encoded protein: MAGEEINEDYPVEIHEYLSKFENSTGVVDEMLKTMMMSVSRNELLQKLDPLEQAKVDSVSAYTFNSMFWVYLASQGVDRKEHPVKQELEGIGVYVNRAQEITDKKKAGKLDRGVPSRFVKTALWEPKPKSASKVANKGKS